One part of the Tunicatimonas pelagia genome encodes these proteins:
- a CDS encoding lipopolysaccharide biosynthesis protein, translating into MRLQNRIVSGLGWTSLASFGSQGLRLLFKLVLAKLLLPEDYGIIGMAAVFIGFIEVVSEMGMVSALIQRPKEKLYPQHYATAFWLNVAIALLGYVLIVLVVSPLAVWFYEEPILGEVMPLLALPFIFNTFYAIPKAKLSKSLKFKPQAIAEVMSVLVGGIVATILAFRGWGVWALAWNGVMVSLVAASIYWLYVRWLPQLAFSRQAFHELFGFGSKVMIERIFHFFTLNVDYLLIGKLIGGAALGAYTLGFVLTNTLVKQLTNVLNKVMFPAYSSIQKSKDAIAKYFLHTSKMSQLIVFPMMLGLVVLAKPIIQVGFGTQWMIAVTPLQILALATILNGLSANATVIMRSVGRSDLSMKLSISSTLLSTIPGVTVGALLFGINGAAAGILIDRVFRFFWYQRTVHRLIGVHYLALLKMAFRPFLACLLIGGLAKLLYHLHPVSAWPHLLIGGTFISTGYLWYLLSFERELLDKVLVVTKIQDKVVAPVIKYINS; encoded by the coding sequence ATGAGATTACAAAACAGGATAGTATCAGGCTTAGGATGGACATCTCTAGCCTCATTTGGCTCTCAAGGATTGCGGCTACTTTTCAAATTAGTGCTGGCTAAGCTATTACTCCCCGAAGATTACGGTATTATTGGCATGGCGGCAGTCTTCATCGGATTTATAGAGGTAGTAAGCGAGATGGGGATGGTTTCGGCACTTATTCAACGGCCTAAAGAAAAGTTATACCCTCAGCATTATGCTACTGCCTTTTGGCTAAATGTAGCCATTGCTTTACTTGGTTATGTTCTGATTGTATTGGTGGTATCACCCCTAGCGGTATGGTTTTATGAGGAGCCCATTTTGGGAGAAGTTATGCCACTTTTAGCTCTGCCCTTTATATTTAATACCTTCTACGCCATACCGAAGGCTAAACTCAGTAAAAGCTTAAAATTTAAACCTCAGGCTATTGCAGAAGTAATGTCCGTGCTGGTTGGAGGAATAGTAGCTACTATTTTAGCTTTCCGAGGTTGGGGAGTTTGGGCGTTAGCATGGAATGGAGTCATGGTTTCTTTAGTAGCTGCCTCGATCTATTGGTTGTACGTGCGGTGGTTACCACAACTTGCCTTTAGCCGACAAGCTTTCCACGAACTATTTGGGTTTGGTAGTAAAGTAATGATTGAGCGAATCTTCCACTTTTTTACCCTAAACGTAGATTATTTACTGATTGGGAAGCTGATTGGTGGAGCCGCCTTGGGTGCATATACTTTAGGATTTGTGCTGACGAACACCTTAGTAAAGCAGCTAACTAACGTACTAAATAAAGTAATGTTTCCGGCTTACTCATCTATTCAGAAAAGTAAGGATGCCATTGCCAAATATTTTTTGCATACCAGCAAAATGAGCCAGCTAATCGTATTTCCGATGATGCTGGGGTTAGTGGTTTTGGCCAAACCGATCATCCAGGTGGGATTCGGTACTCAATGGATGATAGCCGTTACTCCCCTACAAATTTTAGCATTAGCTACTATTCTAAATGGTCTATCAGCCAATGCTACCGTTATTATGCGTAGCGTAGGGCGATCTGACCTATCCATGAAATTGAGTATTAGCTCAACTTTGCTATCTACTATTCCGGGAGTAACCGTAGGTGCTTTACTTTTTGGTATTAATGGTGCCGCAGCCGGCATTCTAATTGATCGGGTATTCAGATTCTTCTGGTACCAGAGAACTGTACATCGCCTCATTGGTGTACATTATTTAGCTCTTCTCAAAATGGCCTTTAGGCCATTCTTAGCTTGTTTGCTCATTGGTGGGCTAGCCAAACTACTGTATCACTTACATCCAGTTTCTGCTTGGCCTCATTTACTCATTGGTGGAACATTTATTAGTACTGGCTATTTGTGGTATCTGCTAAGTTTTGAGCGAGAGCTCCTTGATAAGGTTTTGGTAGTTACTAAAATTCAAGATAAAGTAGTTGCGCCAGTTATCAAGTACATCAACTCTTAG
- a CDS encoding fasciclin domain-containing protein, whose amino-acid sequence MKTNAFIFFLAGLFMTTLTFAQDAGEKDIVALAMEQDNLSTLVEAVKAAELVETLQSAGPFTVFAPTNEAFAALPAGTLETLLKPENKDKLVSVLTYHVVSGEVASTDLSDGMVATTVEGSDAEVMLQGGEAMIEGAKVVAADVKASNGIVHIIDAVILPPSMMETAQGEDENEDND is encoded by the coding sequence ATGAAAACGAATGCATTTATTTTCTTCCTAGCTGGTTTGTTCATGACCACCTTGACTTTTGCCCAAGATGCCGGAGAGAAAGACATCGTGGCACTGGCTATGGAGCAAGACAACCTATCTACCTTAGTAGAGGCAGTAAAGGCAGCTGAACTAGTAGAAACACTACAAAGCGCAGGACCATTTACCGTATTTGCTCCTACCAACGAAGCATTTGCTGCTCTTCCTGCAGGAACTTTAGAAACTTTGCTAAAGCCAGAAAATAAGGACAAGTTGGTATCTGTTCTAACTTACCATGTAGTATCTGGTGAAGTAGCGTCTACTGATCTGTCGGATGGTATGGTTGCTACTACTGTAGAAGGTAGCGATGCTGAAGTAATGTTACAGGGCGGTGAGGCTATGATTGAAGGGGCTAAAGTAGTAGCTGCTGATGTGAAGGCTTCTAACGGTATTGTTCACATTATTGATGCAGTAATCTTACCTCCTAGTATGATGGAAACTGCTCAAGGTGAAGATGAGAATGAAGATAATGACTAA
- a CDS encoding glycosyltransferase family 2 protein codes for MERKIFIVIPVYNNIEYTLRCLATLEKQEYANYQTIVVNDGSSDNTTEKVNAEYPNVVVLEGDGNLWWTGATNMGIEHALKQATESDFVLALNNDLEVKEDYLTELVQAYDQNKPCLIGSISVHLNNPEHVAFLGEKWNPYTAKGRPTISENRYNKVVQKYTYLPSDALPGRGMLIPVEVFNKIGLFDFDRFPQYLADYDFSRRAIYAGYKLQVATKAIVMSVVENTGVSYIMNPTWKTFLTSLKSIKSPNRLVTRYHYGMIHSPLRFGYVIIKTLRVTVSFLRAWVLKNTKFAVQH; via the coding sequence ATGGAACGAAAAATATTTATTGTTATCCCCGTCTATAATAATATCGAGTACACACTGCGATGTCTGGCTACCTTAGAGAAACAGGAGTATGCAAATTATCAGACGATCGTAGTAAATGATGGGTCTTCAGATAATACAACTGAGAAGGTTAACGCTGAATATCCCAATGTTGTTGTATTGGAAGGCGATGGGAATTTATGGTGGACAGGTGCTACCAATATGGGCATCGAGCATGCTTTGAAACAGGCAACAGAATCTGACTTTGTTCTTGCTCTGAACAACGACCTAGAAGTTAAGGAAGACTATCTAACAGAATTGGTACAGGCTTATGACCAGAATAAGCCCTGCTTAATAGGTTCAATATCCGTACACCTGAACAACCCAGAGCATGTAGCCTTTTTGGGCGAAAAATGGAATCCATATACCGCAAAGGGGCGGCCTACCATTTCGGAGAATCGATATAACAAAGTAGTGCAAAAGTATACCTACTTACCTTCTGATGCCTTGCCTGGAAGAGGTATGCTCATTCCAGTAGAAGTATTCAATAAAATAGGCCTATTTGATTTTGACCGATTTCCTCAGTATCTGGCTGATTATGATTTTAGCAGAAGGGCAATTTATGCTGGATATAAGTTGCAAGTAGCAACAAAAGCTATCGTAATGAGCGTTGTAGAAAACACCGGAGTTAGTTACATTATGAATCCAACCTGGAAGACTTTTCTAACGTCTTTAAAATCAATAAAATCGCCCAATCGGCTTGTGACTAGATATCACTACGGTATGATTCATAGCCCTCTGAGATTTGGCTACGTTATCATTAAAACCTTGAGAGTTACGGTATCTTTCCTAAGAGCTTGGGTGCTTAAAAATACAAAGTTTGCTGTACAGCACTAA
- a CDS encoding glycosyltransferase family 2 protein, with protein sequence MLKDKMVTVCITTFNRKEMLNRAVESVLNQTYANLELIIVDDCSSDGTEDYVHHLLDQDRRIRYIRHEKNQGLAAARNTAIFNSQGTYFTFVDDDDSWKPNYLEEFVKLAGHYDENWCFCCGSITIDSLGQTVYANYQSLEGPLIDYVQQGYTPPVASQFYFTSTLQRYGGYNEQVKNGVDHDLWLTLAFQGINIKSSDEYLSLPSEAIDISRVKMTNSYQKRINGITNSLSLWKPQLVAHFGEGYYRKFYDAYLLREKKKFFRLYMLKLNFVKAASIYREVDVSAKEVVKSLAIALLYRFGIPIKREKYVTRGTSLAINLATVAV encoded by the coding sequence ATGCTTAAAGATAAGATGGTAACCGTTTGTATTACTACATTTAACCGGAAAGAGATGCTGAATCGAGCGGTTGAATCAGTATTGAACCAAACGTATGCTAACCTTGAGCTCATTATTGTTGATGACTGCTCTAGTGATGGAACCGAAGATTACGTCCACCACCTGTTAGATCAAGATAGAAGGATTCGCTACATACGTCATGAGAAAAACCAAGGCTTAGCGGCTGCCCGTAATACCGCAATATTCAATAGCCAGGGCACATACTTTACATTTGTAGATGACGACGACTCTTGGAAACCCAATTATCTGGAAGAATTTGTCAAATTAGCCGGGCACTACGATGAAAATTGGTGCTTCTGCTGTGGCTCTATTACCATTGATTCGTTGGGGCAGACAGTCTACGCAAATTACCAGTCATTAGAAGGGCCACTGATTGATTACGTGCAGCAAGGCTATACTCCTCCCGTTGCTTCTCAATTTTACTTTACATCAACTTTACAGCGATACGGCGGGTATAATGAACAGGTAAAAAACGGCGTGGATCATGATCTGTGGTTGACACTGGCATTCCAGGGTATTAATATAAAATCGAGTGATGAATACCTGTCTTTACCATCAGAGGCTATAGATATTTCTCGAGTAAAGATGACCAATTCTTATCAAAAGCGAATAAACGGTATTACTAATTCTTTGTCTCTGTGGAAGCCTCAACTTGTGGCTCACTTTGGAGAGGGCTACTACCGAAAGTTTTATGATGCCTACCTACTGCGGGAGAAAAAAAAGTTCTTCCGGCTATATATGCTTAAACTTAATTTTGTAAAAGCGGCATCGATCTACCGAGAAGTAGATGTTTCCGCCAAAGAAGTAGTGAAGTCGCTAGCGATAGCCCTTTTGTATCGTTTCGGGATTCCTATTAAGCGAGAGAAGTACGTTACTCGAGGTACTAGTCTAGCAATAAATTTAGCCACAGTGGCAGTTTAA
- a CDS encoding polysaccharide pyruvyl transferase family protein: MIHLKIGNYTNKGDGLMLHAIIDRLQGKDDITLLPKVAEYKKRASLGLYQSFWFESLANPTNQLLTTTFPAKLRKKYGLIVEDEIDAVIDASGFAYGDQWGPRKIEHMANDCARWKKQGKKIVLLPQSLGTFKDEKVAEAFRKLLDNVELVFARDKSSYEFATSLNHHVNKIKQAPDFTGALKGKVTDLYRPQPRQACIIPNHRMIDSTDDQIGPRYLPFLKECFDSFTELGMNPFVLVHERVDYPVAEELQKLVGKPIDIVYDNDPLVLRGVISQCHIVISSRFHGLISTLSQTVPCLGTRWSHKFERVMEEYKCQDFLVSPLDDPQKVRAKIVQLDAGESRQKAIDNIASTVAEHQRLNNAMWTEVEEILGLSNKK, encoded by the coding sequence ATGATCCATCTTAAAATCGGAAACTATACAAACAAGGGAGACGGTCTTATGCTACACGCAATTATTGATCGCTTGCAGGGTAAAGACGATATAACACTACTGCCCAAGGTAGCAGAGTACAAGAAAAGAGCGTCATTAGGGCTGTATCAGAGCTTTTGGTTTGAGAGTTTAGCTAATCCAACTAACCAGTTGCTAACCACCACATTTCCGGCGAAGTTGCGTAAGAAGTACGGATTAATAGTGGAAGATGAAATTGATGCGGTGATAGATGCTTCAGGGTTTGCTTACGGTGACCAATGGGGACCCCGCAAGATAGAGCATATGGCAAATGACTGCGCTCGTTGGAAGAAACAAGGTAAAAAAATCGTTTTGTTGCCCCAATCGTTAGGCACTTTTAAAGATGAGAAAGTAGCCGAGGCCTTTCGGAAGCTTTTGGATAATGTAGAACTGGTATTCGCCCGCGATAAGTCGTCTTACGAATTTGCTACATCGCTCAACCATCACGTAAACAAAATCAAACAAGCCCCTGACTTTACTGGTGCCCTGAAGGGTAAGGTCACCGATTTATATCGACCACAACCTCGTCAGGCTTGTATCATTCCTAATCACCGAATGATTGATAGTACTGATGATCAGATAGGTCCACGTTACCTTCCGTTTCTCAAAGAATGCTTTGACAGCTTTACTGAGTTGGGGATGAATCCCTTTGTGTTAGTACACGAACGGGTAGATTATCCGGTAGCCGAGGAGTTACAAAAGCTAGTAGGTAAACCCATTGATATTGTTTACGATAATGATCCGTTAGTGTTAAGGGGAGTTATTTCTCAATGCCATATTGTGATAAGTTCTAGATTTCACGGTTTGATTAGTACTTTATCACAAACGGTACCCTGCTTAGGAACCCGGTGGAGTCATAAATTTGAGCGGGTGATGGAGGAATACAAATGCCAAGACTTCTTAGTTTCTCCTCTAGATGATCCTCAAAAGGTGCGAGCTAAAATAGTGCAGTTAGATGCAGGAGAATCTCGCCAAAAAGCGATAGATAATATTGCATCGACAGTTGCAGAACACCAACGTTTAAATAATGCAATGTGGACTGAGGTAGAAGAGATATTAGGTTTATCAAATAAGAAATAA
- a CDS encoding glycosyltransferase yields the protein MMISVIIPVYNDSVGLEATLASLVAQEISDSFEIIVADNGSTDDTQQLAQSFTTRFPSLVRLVVEDEQQGSYAARNKAIKKAKGNLLFFVDADMVAPSNYLQKVADVFQEQDADYVGCKVEIVTDKKTLAAKYNRLGGFKVDVDLEHNHFVPTCCLSIKKETINVVGNFDARLESGGDYEFGNRVHQAGLKQVYTDSVTLKHPARWKYRSLMNKSKRVARGICQLAFYYPDRFRSRYLKYSTLSRHYPRSPFAIIKRARSINVPLNFWEALMLSVFHIPLTISSSQEAKRFMNHLQQQIEPSNSALHTDAEPLVSVNITTYNRAGFLGRCLDSVLTQSYPNIEVIVVDDASSDNTAEVAKSYSKKDTRVKYFRHEENQGNAYARNTALKQCQGTFVAFMDDDDEWIDTDKLTKQIEIFESSLDPKLGIVCSGVKVIDASNNEEVKRAEMPLNLTSTLLKGNGVIHNSTVMTKRETMIKVGGFDTKMPRGIDSEFFRTVVVKHGYKVHFMPDITVAYHEHGEIRMTTNKTNAAAKTWKANVHVIQKHLGSFLLHPEALLYRIGSRFKKIVAN from the coding sequence ATGATGATTTCCGTAATTATACCAGTATACAATGATTCTGTTGGACTTGAAGCTACCTTAGCCTCTTTGGTAGCCCAAGAGATATCAGACTCGTTTGAAATCATTGTTGCTGATAACGGATCAACGGATGATACCCAGCAATTGGCTCAAAGTTTCACGACTCGCTTTCCTAGTTTAGTACGTTTAGTGGTAGAAGATGAGCAACAAGGTTCATATGCAGCTCGCAACAAAGCCATCAAAAAAGCGAAAGGTAACTTATTATTTTTTGTAGATGCCGATATGGTAGCACCCTCAAATTATCTCCAGAAAGTAGCCGATGTTTTTCAGGAACAAGATGCCGATTATGTAGGCTGTAAAGTTGAAATTGTTACGGATAAAAAAACACTTGCTGCCAAGTACAACCGGCTAGGTGGATTTAAGGTAGATGTTGATTTAGAGCACAATCATTTTGTGCCTACTTGTTGCCTTAGTATCAAAAAGGAAACAATTAATGTAGTAGGCAACTTCGATGCCCGCTTAGAATCTGGAGGAGATTATGAATTTGGGAACCGAGTACACCAAGCGGGTTTAAAACAAGTTTATACCGATTCAGTGACATTAAAACATCCGGCTCGGTGGAAATATCGTTCGTTGATGAATAAATCAAAGCGGGTAGCCCGGGGTATCTGTCAGCTAGCCTTCTATTACCCCGATAGGTTTAGGTCACGCTATCTCAAATACTCGACCCTGAGTCGTCATTACCCCAGAAGCCCGTTCGCTATCATAAAAAGAGCACGATCAATAAATGTACCTCTGAATTTTTGGGAGGCGTTAATGCTATCCGTATTTCATATTCCCTTAACAATTTCTTCTTCCCAAGAAGCTAAACGATTTATGAATCATTTACAGCAACAAATTGAGCCGTCTAATTCGGCATTGCATACTGATGCAGAGCCGCTAGTAAGCGTGAACATTACCACGTATAATCGAGCGGGGTTCTTGGGTCGGTGCTTAGATTCTGTACTGACTCAGAGCTACCCAAACATAGAAGTTATCGTGGTAGATGATGCATCATCTGACAATACTGCTGAAGTTGCAAAGAGCTACTCTAAAAAAGATACAAGAGTGAAGTATTTCCGGCACGAAGAGAACCAAGGAAATGCCTATGCGCGAAATACAGCACTGAAGCAATGCCAAGGTACGTTTGTGGCATTTATGGATGACGATGATGAGTGGATAGATACCGATAAGCTTACCAAACAGATTGAAATCTTTGAAAGTAGTTTGGACCCTAAGCTTGGCATTGTGTGCAGTGGGGTGAAGGTAATTGATGCTAGTAATAACGAAGAAGTTAAACGGGCGGAAATGCCGCTAAACCTTACTTCAACATTACTGAAGGGAAACGGTGTAATCCATAACTCTACCGTAATGACCAAGCGAGAGACTATGATTAAAGTAGGGGGCTTCGATACTAAGATGCCTCGCGGAATTGACAGTGAGTTTTTTCGCACGGTAGTTGTAAAACACGGCTATAAGGTGCACTTTATGCCAGATATTACTGTGGCCTACCATGAACACGGAGAAATTCGTATGACTACCAATAAAACAAATGCTGCTGCTAAAACCTGGAAAGCAAATGTACACGTAATTCAAAAACACTTAGGAAGCTTTCTACTACACCCTGAAGCCTTGTTGTACCGAATAGGAAGTCGGTTCAAAAAAATAGTTGCTAACTAA